The Cynocephalus volans isolate mCynVol1 chromosome 12, mCynVol1.pri, whole genome shotgun sequence sequence CACTCAggtgaaaatatttggggaaactTCAAATACCTAACTACCTCGCACACATTTAAGTTAGATTTACTTCAGCTGTTCTTAGAATTCCTCGTAGTTATCCAGAGCAGTCACTCAAGTTTTGGTTCTCTTTCACATAGCTGCATTCGGAGATACTCTATATGAGGCATggttagaaaaagagaaacacttACACCTGGAATTTATATTCTTCCAAGTAATCTTTTAGTCTTGTTGGTAAAGGCAGTCCCCAGATGGCACCGGTACATTTGTTAATGGTGAGTCTACAGAGGTGCTGCAGAGATGGTGCTGATGTATAGAGCGGTTTGGTCAGATAAAGGTGAACAGTTCCATTCCGAGGGGCTTCTGGGCCCGTCCGCTTATCCTTGCACATCTGAACATAGTAGTCGATCAGATGAACCACACTGTCAAATTGTTTAAGCTTGGACTTGACACATATGATAGAATCCAATCTGAATTTCCCATCCTGGTATTCGATTCGCAGATTAGTTGGTCCAGCTGATGTTTTAACAGATATTGTTAGTAGGTAGTCTGAATGCGAACTATCTCTAATCAAGAAAGTTCCTTCTGGTGcctcttttaatttctctttggcTTCATTAACAGTCATACTTCCCCAGTACCATCCTGAAGTTTttgttcaaaaaggaaaaaaaagggtaaaacagttattttaagaattttttagaATACGGCAAGTACTTAGCAATAATTTTTCTAGCTATAAAAAAGGTGCATGAGTGAAAGTTCACCAGGAACTACACAAATACTTTTGATAGGAATTTAATGAAAATCTgagtccattttattttatgaacaCAAACTGTGagccagttttctttcttttcttaacttcTGTAGCTCTTCTTTAAACTCTTAAGATTTTCTTCTAATAAACCAAAAGAACATTTGGAATATGACACACTGGCTGACACAGCATGATGTTTTTAGcactattaagtgaaacaaggaTTTcagtaaattagaaataaatcagAAGTTAGAAATGAAAGCCATGCCCTTAAAAAAAGTGGCAAACCCAACTCCAGTCATTCCAATAGCAGTCATTCCAGAAGAGTAAAAACAGAAGCAACTTTTTTGGAGGGTTGTCGCCCTCCTTCCCCAAAAGAATCTGCTAATGGCTGCGTGTCTCTCTTCGAAGCCCTAGAAAGCATTGCTGTTTACTTGTTTCAAAGCACAGCTGTCGTACAGTAGCTTCGGTTTGCTGCTTTGATTACAATTACCTTATCAGGCACTGAGAAATGGGAAGCCCCAACTGATAATTAGCACTTGCAGTTTACGATCTTCGCTAAC is a genomic window containing:
- the SOCS2 gene encoding suppressor of cytokine signaling 2 → MTLRCLEPSGNGAEGSRSQWGTAGSAEEPSPEAARLEKALRELSQTGWYWGSMTVNEAKEKLKEAPEGTFLIRDSSHSDYLLTISVKTSAGPTNLRIEYQDGKFRLDSIICVKSKLKQFDSVVHLIDYYVQMCKDKRTGPEAPRNGTVHLYLTKPLYTSAPSLQHLCRLTINKCTGAIWGLPLPTRLKDYLEEYKFQV